The following proteins come from a genomic window of Neptunomonas concharum:
- a CDS encoding helix-turn-helix domain-containing protein: MDGQQQRSGLFDVLKRVLKAQGIHYRELADMMNVSEPTVKRMFQEQDCKISRLIEICDLIGLSITELVELDTKRTTEATLLSVETEQALADDKGLTSFFMLLVSQFDVETITEQNQLSKADAYLYLRKLEKLGLIRLGRQDQVHLRVTRPIRWRLGGPLHKTLVEVNQRFIKQAMGPRQNEGIFYSTSRLFSPQSIVRLTQEVDELYQRFQKQATLDQLYYPAGELKSYKLVSTIMPFEINQYFSVPAFEGIPKS; this comes from the coding sequence ATGGATGGTCAGCAACAACGTTCTGGTTTGTTTGATGTACTTAAGCGGGTGCTTAAAGCACAAGGGATTCATTACCGTGAACTCGCCGATATGATGAATGTATCAGAGCCCACCGTTAAGCGGATGTTTCAGGAGCAGGACTGTAAGATTAGTCGCCTAATTGAAATCTGCGATTTGATAGGGCTGAGTATTACAGAGCTGGTGGAGCTAGATACCAAGCGCACGACGGAGGCAACCCTCCTTAGTGTCGAAACAGAGCAAGCATTAGCCGATGATAAAGGATTAACCTCATTTTTCATGTTGCTCGTCAGCCAGTTTGATGTGGAGACGATTACTGAGCAAAATCAGCTATCAAAAGCCGATGCGTATCTTTACCTGCGTAAACTAGAGAAGCTTGGGCTTATTCGGTTAGGTCGCCAAGACCAAGTGCATCTTAGGGTTACCCGTCCAATTCGTTGGCGCTTGGGAGGGCCGCTCCATAAAACACTGGTCGAGGTTAACCAGAGATTTATCAAGCAAGCAATGGGGCCTAGACAGAATGAGGGGATTTTTTATTCTACGAGCCGCTTGTTTAGCCCACAAAGCATCGTGCGCTTAACTCAGGAGGTGGATGAGCTTTATCAGCGGTTTCAGAAGCAGGCGACATTAGACCAGCTGTACTACCCTGCTGGTGAGTTAAAGTCCTATAAGTTGGTTAGTACTATAATGCCATTTGAAATTAATCAATATTTTAGTGTTCCTGCTTTCGAAGGAATCCCTAAGTCTTAG
- a CDS encoding AraC family transcriptional regulator: MASINLILELRSYGSEAHTHQHDYHQLVLPVSGALEMSVGNSAGVAHENRAAVIAAGEDHGFAASSSNAFVVADISERLAPELAKLPAFITLDPVIAHYVSFLHSQLSQDKNRSQSSERQMLLLLIQLLKERYGETLAIDKRIETARIYLDQHFEQPVSLALLSTIAHLSRRQLSELFKQEIGMTPHQYLTEKRMQQAWKLLEAQQLSIQEVADQVGYNNLSAFSDRFKKYFGYSPRHFRSISK; the protein is encoded by the coding sequence ATGGCGTCTATCAACCTGATACTAGAGCTTCGCAGCTACGGTAGCGAAGCTCACACCCACCAACATGATTACCATCAGTTGGTATTACCCGTATCGGGCGCATTGGAGATGAGTGTTGGCAATAGTGCAGGGGTAGCTCATGAAAATAGAGCCGCAGTTATTGCCGCTGGAGAGGATCATGGTTTTGCCGCCTCCAGCAGCAATGCCTTTGTTGTCGCTGATATTTCAGAAAGACTGGCACCAGAGCTTGCAAAACTACCTGCCTTTATCACGCTAGACCCCGTTATCGCCCACTATGTTAGCTTCTTGCACAGCCAACTCTCTCAAGACAAAAACCGCTCCCAAAGTAGTGAGCGCCAGATGCTGCTTTTGCTAATACAACTACTCAAAGAGCGTTATGGGGAAACATTGGCAATCGATAAACGTATTGAAACGGCTAGAATCTATTTAGATCAACATTTTGAGCAACCGGTATCGCTAGCGTTGCTTTCCACCATAGCTCACTTAAGCCGACGCCAACTTAGCGAGCTGTTCAAGCAAGAGATAGGCATGACACCCCATCAATACCTCACCGAGAAGCGTATGCAACAGGCTTGGAAATTACTCGAAGCCCAACAACTTAGCATCCAAGAGGTCGCAGATCAGGTAGGTTATAACAACCTTTCAGCCTTTAGTGATCGCTTCAAAAAATACTTTGGCTACTCCCCCCGCCACTTCCGCTCGATCAGCAAATAA
- a CDS encoding polyhydroxyalkanoate depolymerase, translated as MLYQLHHTLNQSVQPLHLWAQAWKKQLKLPWMLPFRYNSVTRTILATLELIERCTDNYDKPEFGLQYTQIDGEEIRVREEVVHSLPFCDLLHFRRSGHYNHPKVLLVAPMSGHFSTLLRGTVEHFIPDHEVYITDWQNARDVPTREGGFSFDDYVRYLMEFLDHLGPDTHMIAVCQPSVPAIVATSVMAERNSPNQPKSLILMGGPIDTRVNPTEVNDYASGKDLEWFQKNVISTVPGDFPGAGQKVYPGFIQLSGFMSMNMDSHINKHFKFFGDLIKGDGDSAEAHRDFYNEYLAVMDLPAEFYLDTIRKVFLEHRLPKGEMLFEDKLIDTKAVKQTALLTVEGENDDITGKGQTKAAHNILSNIPASMKEHYEQPNVGHYGIFNGRRFREEVGPKIKAFIQAQSQEKPTTLPENKA; from the coding sequence ATGCTGTACCAACTCCACCACACGCTGAACCAATCTGTGCAGCCTCTGCACCTGTGGGCACAAGCTTGGAAAAAACAACTGAAACTGCCATGGATGCTACCTTTTCGTTACAACTCAGTTACTCGAACCATACTGGCAACGCTAGAACTCATTGAGCGCTGCACAGACAATTATGACAAACCTGAATTTGGGTTACAGTACACCCAAATTGACGGCGAAGAGATACGCGTGAGAGAGGAAGTCGTTCACTCACTTCCCTTCTGTGATCTACTACATTTTCGTCGTAGCGGCCACTATAACCACCCTAAAGTGCTACTTGTTGCGCCGATGTCAGGCCACTTTTCCACGTTACTACGTGGCACCGTTGAACACTTCATTCCCGATCATGAGGTCTATATTACCGACTGGCAAAATGCTAGGGATGTGCCAACTCGTGAAGGCGGTTTTAGTTTTGACGATTACGTTCGTTATCTTATGGAATTCCTAGATCACCTAGGACCAGACACCCATATGATTGCTGTCTGCCAACCCAGTGTACCGGCTATTGTTGCCACCAGCGTCATGGCTGAACGCAACAGTCCAAACCAACCCAAAAGCCTGATCCTGATGGGAGGGCCGATTGACACTCGCGTTAATCCAACCGAAGTAAACGATTATGCATCAGGCAAAGATTTGGAGTGGTTTCAAAAAAATGTGATTAGCACCGTTCCAGGTGATTTTCCCGGTGCAGGGCAAAAAGTCTACCCTGGCTTTATCCAACTTTCAGGCTTTATGAGCATGAATATGGATAGCCACATAAACAAACATTTCAAATTCTTTGGAGATCTAATCAAAGGTGACGGCGATAGTGCTGAAGCACACCGTGATTTCTATAACGAATACTTGGCTGTAATGGATCTTCCAGCGGAATTCTACCTAGATACCATTCGGAAGGTTTTCCTTGAACACCGACTACCAAAAGGCGAAATGCTATTTGAAGACAAGCTGATTGATACCAAAGCCGTCAAACAGACGGCCTTACTAACGGTAGAAGGTGAAAATGACGATATTACGGGTAAAGGTCAAACTAAAGCGGCCCACAATATCTTAAGCAATATTCCCGCTTCGATGAAAGAGCACTATGAGCAGCCCAATGTTGGCCATTACGGTATTTTTAATGGCCGACGCTTTCGTGAGGAAGTAGGGCCAAAGATAAAAGCGTTCATACAAGCTCAGAGCCAAGAAAAACCCACTACGCTGCCTGAAAACAAAGCGTAA
- a CDS encoding LysE family translocator, with amino-acid sequence MSLTVYSMLVFAFVGAISPGPVNIIAASIGANSGVRCALPHVLGATLSYTLIVCLVGIGLNTVLAENPIIAQTLQYFGAAFLLYMSLKIATAEPASIQVDSSSATSPFVGGVLAQALNPKAWLVSMSGVSLFVTQQDHPVFFLMLFCVISFAMCFVGVGTWALLGNAIRGYLAEQQHQIIFNRVMGVLLSSSIMTLFIPM; translated from the coding sequence ATGTCATTAACTGTTTATTCCATGCTGGTCTTTGCGTTCGTGGGGGCCATCTCTCCTGGACCTGTTAATATTATCGCGGCCAGCATAGGTGCTAATTCTGGTGTACGTTGCGCACTGCCACATGTGTTAGGCGCAACGTTGTCTTATACGCTGATTGTTTGTCTGGTAGGTATTGGTTTGAATACCGTTCTCGCTGAGAATCCTATCATTGCCCAGACGCTTCAGTATTTTGGTGCGGCTTTTCTGCTATATATGTCCTTGAAGATTGCAACAGCTGAGCCTGCCTCCATACAAGTTGACTCCAGCTCCGCTACCTCCCCATTTGTAGGCGGGGTCTTGGCTCAGGCTCTTAATCCTAAAGCGTGGCTGGTCTCTATGTCGGGTGTTAGTTTATTTGTGACGCAGCAGGATCATCCGGTGTTTTTCTTAATGTTGTTTTGTGTGATCTCTTTTGCGATGTGCTTTGTCGGTGTGGGCACTTGGGCGCTACTGGGGAATGCGATAAGAGGCTACTTAGCGGAACAGCAGCATCAGATTATCTTTAATCGAGTCATGGGCGTATTATTAAGTAGCAGTATTATGACCTTATTTATTCCTATGTGA
- a CDS encoding MOSC domain-containing protein, whose translation MSPITLHSIHQHPIKSCAPISLSRGWIDELGLSGDRRFMVADGNGEFMTARKHPKLTQLLATPFNGGMVLAATRHPTLILKESDFPDEYLATQVWKQPMQAQFCGELAREWITEFLGTPCQLLFFGKKTDRPIKDMAERQVSFADGYPLLLTSTASLEWLQERCPSPIKMEQFRPNLVVTGTLPFAEDHWQEIQIGDVRFSVHSPCERCKLTTLPPRSTDFNPQQEPLRTLLKHRRAHEGGALFGQNLIALNTGIIETGSTVNIISEAPVDIVRPVA comes from the coding sequence ATGAGCCCCATCACCCTACATAGTATCCACCAACACCCTATTAAATCCTGCGCACCCATCTCATTAAGCCGTGGCTGGATCGACGAACTAGGACTCAGTGGAGATCGCCGTTTCATGGTAGCGGATGGTAATGGGGAGTTTATGACCGCCAGAAAACACCCAAAACTCACCCAACTATTAGCAACACCCTTTAACGGTGGAATGGTTCTAGCAGCGACTAGGCACCCTACACTGATCCTTAAAGAATCAGATTTTCCTGATGAGTACCTCGCTACTCAGGTATGGAAACAACCGATGCAAGCACAATTTTGCGGTGAACTGGCACGCGAGTGGATTACTGAGTTTTTAGGTACACCGTGCCAACTACTTTTTTTTGGTAAGAAAACAGATCGTCCCATCAAGGATATGGCTGAGCGTCAGGTCAGTTTTGCAGATGGTTACCCGCTACTGCTAACCAGCACCGCTTCGCTGGAGTGGCTACAAGAGCGCTGCCCTTCACCTATCAAAATGGAGCAATTCCGCCCCAATTTAGTCGTTACCGGTACGTTACCCTTTGCCGAGGATCATTGGCAGGAAATTCAGATTGGTGATGTTCGCTTTAGCGTTCATTCCCCCTGTGAGCGCTGCAAACTAACTACACTTCCGCCTCGCTCTACAGACTTTAACCCTCAGCAGGAGCCTTTGCGTACCCTGCTTAAACACCGTCGAGCACATGAAGGTGGAGCCCTATTTGGGCAGAATCTAATTGCACTGAATACCGGCATCATAGAAACAGGCAGTACCGTCAATATCATCAGTGAAGCGCCAGTTGATATTGTGCGCCCAGTAGCCTGA
- a CDS encoding AzlD domain-containing protein: MNEAILIFGMFLMTFSVRYLLFAVAGRVHFPEWLSTALGFVPPAVLTAIIVPAVLMPQGDLWISFSNPWLLASILAATVALVRKDLLTTIVIGMLAFMLLRFGLGL, translated from the coding sequence ATGAATGAAGCGATCTTAATTTTCGGCATGTTCCTCATGACCTTTAGTGTTCGCTACCTACTCTTTGCGGTTGCAGGTCGTGTGCACTTTCCGGAATGGCTGAGTACCGCGTTGGGGTTCGTTCCCCCCGCGGTTCTCACCGCCATTATTGTACCGGCCGTGCTAATGCCACAAGGCGATCTCTGGATAAGCTTTAGCAACCCTTGGTTATTAGCGTCCATCCTCGCAGCGACTGTGGCGCTGGTTCGAAAAGACCTGCTCACAACGATTGTCATCGGCATGCTGGCTTTTATGTTGTTGCGTTTCGGATTGGGTCTTTAA
- a CDS encoding helix-turn-helix transcriptional regulator, with translation MERRSQFFKRSDVLPSVEIRKAKQSTACYDTHSHDEFSFGVIDQGIATYRYLKETYITRAGDTVLINPNDAHACNPRAGQWSYRMLFVDTAWVKGVQQEMTELSVGDYLPFQIRLSRDKAFYARFNRLYMSLLGDNPLEAETLLIEYLSHLFSANHLETVAQDQPALEQVEALINDRLGDNLTLSDFAEQSGLSRYHLVRSFKQKYGLSPHAYQLDTRIRRARKMLQQGDSLVEVAGRLGFADQSHFQRHFKKRLAVTPKQYQSFFIN, from the coding sequence GTGGAGCGCAGATCGCAATTTTTTAAGCGTAGTGACGTTTTGCCCTCGGTCGAGATACGCAAAGCTAAGCAGTCGACAGCGTGTTATGACACTCACAGTCATGATGAATTCTCGTTTGGGGTTATTGATCAAGGTATAGCAACCTATCGCTATCTAAAGGAAACCTATATCACCCGTGCAGGTGATACGGTGTTGATCAACCCTAACGATGCTCACGCGTGTAATCCTCGTGCAGGCCAGTGGTCTTATCGCATGTTGTTTGTGGATACTGCATGGGTAAAAGGGGTGCAACAAGAGATGACTGAACTGAGTGTTGGGGATTATTTGCCTTTCCAGATACGGCTTTCTCGCGATAAGGCTTTCTATGCCCGTTTCAATCGGCTTTATATGAGTTTACTAGGGGACAATCCGTTAGAAGCGGAGACTCTATTGATTGAATATTTATCCCATCTCTTTTCTGCAAATCATTTAGAAACAGTTGCGCAAGATCAGCCTGCACTTGAACAGGTAGAGGCGTTAATCAACGATCGCTTGGGTGACAACCTGACGCTGAGTGACTTTGCTGAGCAATCTGGTTTGAGCCGATATCATTTAGTTCGCAGTTTTAAGCAAAAGTATGGTTTGTCTCCCCATGCCTATCAGTTGGATACCCGTATAAGACGAGCAAGAAAAATGCTTCAACAAGGGGATAGCTTGGTAGAGGTGGCAGGTCGTTTGGGCTTCGCTGATCAAAGTCATTTTCAGCGCCATTTTAAAAAGCGATTGGCGGTTACACCCAAGCAATATCAATCGTTTTTTATCAATTAA
- a CDS encoding DMT family transporter — translation MPMTLNKKATLIGFISILLWGTLALLTRLTEAKIPPFQMMAITFSIAFLLMSARWWTQGHLGLKYLRQPPLAWVLGIGGYFGYHFCYFLAMAKAPAVEVSLIAYLWPLLIVIFAALLPGESFKPHYLIGALLALFGCWLLISKGHTGFQSEYISGYLLACACALIWSSYSVASRLVSTVPTDAAGWFCGVTALLAFVCHILLEVTVWPDHSAQWIGILGLGLGPVGIAFFTWDYGIKHGNIQLLGVLAYSAPLISVILLVIAGLAPFSWPLLFACLAIVGGSLLAGISQRQKN, via the coding sequence ATGCCTATGACTCTTAACAAAAAAGCGACACTCATCGGTTTCATTTCCATTTTACTCTGGGGTACGCTCGCACTACTAACACGCTTAACTGAAGCGAAGATCCCTCCGTTTCAAATGATGGCCATAACCTTTAGCATCGCCTTCTTATTGATGAGCGCCCGCTGGTGGACACAAGGCCACTTAGGATTGAAATACCTACGTCAACCACCTCTGGCATGGGTACTCGGTATTGGCGGATACTTTGGTTATCACTTTTGTTACTTTTTGGCGATGGCGAAAGCCCCCGCTGTAGAGGTGAGTTTAATCGCCTATCTCTGGCCACTGCTTATTGTGATTTTTGCAGCACTTTTACCCGGCGAATCCTTCAAACCACACTACTTGATTGGCGCACTACTCGCACTTTTTGGTTGTTGGCTACTTATCAGCAAAGGGCATACCGGGTTTCAATCAGAATACATTTCAGGCTACTTGTTAGCGTGTGCCTGCGCACTTATCTGGTCCAGCTACTCTGTTGCCAGCCGCCTAGTTAGCACAGTACCCACCGATGCAGCAGGCTGGTTCTGCGGTGTAACAGCCCTATTAGCGTTCGTTTGCCACATCTTATTGGAGGTGACGGTTTGGCCCGATCATAGTGCGCAATGGATAGGTATTTTAGGGTTGGGGTTAGGGCCTGTCGGTATTGCCTTTTTTACATGGGATTACGGCATAAAGCACGGCAATATCCAGCTGCTTGGCGTACTCGCCTATAGCGCCCCCTTGATATCCGTTATTCTGTTAGTCATAGCAGGACTTGCACCCTTTAGCTGGCCTTTACTGTTCGCCTGTTTAGCCATTGTGGGAGGCTCACTACTAGCCGGTATCAGCCAACGACAAAAGAACTAA
- a CDS encoding TetR/AcrR family transcriptional regulator, with protein MAWKEQHKHNTRQKILRSAAKLFTKQGFDHVGINDVMKDAGLTRGAFYAHFNSKSELYAEAIIAAAIQTGDKLNPDNPEAPSLDQLVQFYLSMEHRQGEHFRCPLAFLATDITQRDEQVRDAYTLVFKGFLKHLTAHLQRRNGDLDRTRSMQVAVMMIGGLAISRAVNDEELAKNLLISCHQNLLDH; from the coding sequence ATGGCATGGAAAGAACAACACAAACATAACACCCGCCAGAAGATCCTGAGAAGCGCAGCTAAGCTCTTCACAAAACAAGGCTTTGACCATGTTGGTATTAACGATGTCATGAAAGACGCAGGGTTAACCCGTGGTGCTTTCTACGCTCATTTCAATTCAAAGTCAGAACTTTATGCAGAAGCAATTATTGCAGCAGCCATTCAGACCGGAGATAAGCTCAACCCTGATAACCCCGAAGCACCAAGCCTCGATCAACTTGTTCAGTTTTATCTCAGCATGGAGCACCGACAAGGAGAACATTTCCGCTGCCCCTTGGCATTTTTAGCAACCGATATCACTCAGCGAGATGAGCAAGTTAGAGATGCTTACACCCTCGTCTTTAAAGGATTTTTAAAACATTTAACCGCTCACTTACAGCGTAGAAACGGTGATTTGGATAGAACAAGGAGTATGCAAGTAGCTGTTATGATGATTGGCGGTTTGGCCATTTCTAGGGCGGTCAATGATGAAGAGCTGGCTAAAAACCTACTAATAAGTTGCCATCAAAACTTACTGGATCATTAA
- a CDS encoding SMP-30/gluconolactonase/LRE family protein has translation MHNLLKTSLLSTLLISTYALANDPVQERWTIDNLHQPESVVIDATDNSVFVSNINGAPAELNGKGYISRVSQDGKQLDQYWVEGLDAPKGMAIVGQHLFVADMQTLHMIDIPQGKIVKQFSVPNAKMLNDITAAPDGTVYVSDFLGGTIYRLHNDQLTAWFNSEQIPYPNGLLWDEDRLLIGNWGTEINPDFSTKTPGSLYQFKPNQKSLSVIPTGFELGNLDGIAVAGSSLYVSDWISGELFKLNNKERTLLLTLPKGLADIAVAKDTLYTPRMMENKVTAWAITNK, from the coding sequence ATGCATAACTTGCTAAAAACATCACTACTGTCAACACTTCTAATAAGCACCTACGCCTTAGCCAACGACCCTGTACAAGAGCGCTGGACGATAGATAACCTTCATCAACCTGAATCTGTTGTGATTGATGCAACCGATAATTCTGTCTTTGTATCCAACATCAATGGCGCCCCTGCTGAACTTAACGGCAAGGGCTACATCAGCAGAGTTTCACAAGATGGCAAACAACTCGATCAATATTGGGTAGAGGGCTTAGACGCGCCCAAAGGGATGGCCATTGTTGGACAGCATTTATTCGTAGCGGATATGCAAACCCTACACATGATTGATATTCCACAAGGCAAAATCGTCAAGCAATTTTCAGTACCTAACGCCAAAATGCTTAATGACATTACCGCCGCCCCTGATGGAACAGTGTATGTCTCAGATTTTCTAGGCGGTACGATTTATCGCCTGCATAACGATCAACTCACCGCTTGGTTTAACAGCGAACAGATCCCTTACCCTAACGGCCTGCTATGGGATGAAGATAGATTGCTGATTGGCAACTGGGGGACAGAGATTAATCCGGATTTCTCTACTAAAACACCCGGCTCTCTTTACCAATTTAAGCCGAATCAGAAGTCGCTATCAGTTATCCCTACGGGATTTGAATTGGGCAACTTAGACGGCATTGCGGTAGCAGGTAGCAGCCTGTACGTGAGCGACTGGATCTCAGGAGAGCTATTTAAACTCAACAACAAGGAGAGAACGCTTTTGCTAACACTGCCCAAGGGGTTAGCCGACATAGCCGTCGCTAAAGACACCCTGTATACCCCACGCATGATGGAAAACAAAGTCACTGCCTGGGCAATTACAAACAAATAG
- a CDS encoding AzlC family ABC transporter permease: protein MNNSVTMPRRVSRSSEFVNGAKATIPLIIGAIPFGILFGTLAEPSGLSVLGALAMSLIVFAGASQFIALGLLAAGAAVPVIIATTFVVNLRHLLYAANLVPKVRHLPQHWRALMAFGLTDETFAAVSNRYLQQEDIRDAHWFYLGSFLAMYSNWVLCTALGVALGELFPDMTQWGLDFAMSVTFIGMVIPYLKSKPMWAAVIVAGAMAIATAAIPHKLGLMIAAISGIAVGLSLHMMQSKKHSTQGKTHE, encoded by the coding sequence ATGAATAACTCTGTCACTATGCCCAGACGCGTTTCACGTTCAAGCGAATTTGTTAATGGCGCTAAAGCAACCATTCCTTTGATCATCGGCGCGATTCCTTTTGGTATTCTGTTTGGGACACTCGCAGAGCCCAGCGGGTTATCTGTCCTTGGCGCGTTAGCTATGTCCCTGATCGTCTTTGCCGGGGCCAGCCAGTTTATCGCTCTGGGCTTATTAGCAGCAGGCGCAGCCGTTCCAGTCATCATTGCGACCACCTTTGTGGTTAATTTACGCCACTTACTTTACGCCGCTAACTTGGTGCCTAAAGTACGCCACTTACCACAACATTGGCGGGCGCTGATGGCCTTTGGCCTGACTGATGAAACCTTTGCAGCAGTCAGCAACCGCTATCTTCAACAGGAAGATATTCGTGATGCTCACTGGTTTTATTTAGGATCTTTTCTCGCTATGTATAGCAATTGGGTGTTGTGCACTGCGCTAGGCGTCGCGCTGGGAGAGTTATTTCCTGATATGACGCAATGGGGGTTGGATTTTGCCATGTCGGTTACCTTCATCGGTATGGTTATCCCCTATCTAAAAAGCAAACCCATGTGGGCTGCTGTTATCGTCGCAGGTGCCATGGCTATCGCAACAGCAGCAATCCCACACAAACTCGGTTTAATGATAGCAGCTATCTCGGGCATCGCTGTGGGGCTTTCTTTACATATGATGCAGTCGAAGAAACATAGCACACAAGGCAAAACTCATGAATGA
- a CDS encoding bifunctional helix-turn-helix transcriptional regulator/GNAT family N-acetyltransferase: protein MTHSDHMQSYGSLSLGSRLKRLSDQMMQDVTDIYKAQGINLNPAFFPLFNLLHLHGPLSVTEAAELLNVTHPAISKISRKMQSEGWITKTADANDERRQLLKLTPQSEDLVIIIAPIWHEIKSHLDRLMAAQEHPLLSALNDFEQKLKQQGFVTSVLANLNARVIPAEIEIIGWDPDLRDDFCKLNLAWLNTYFNGELTEHDRQALFEPEQYYLAKGGYIWFARYQNKIVGCVALARHSNDLYEVSKMGVDPSVQGSGVGRQLLLAALNKAREVSASEVYLESATLLKRAIQLYKNVGFRAIPHPDGCSIYPRSDIYMQLKLTSGIHHE from the coding sequence ATGACCCACTCAGATCATATGCAATCTTACGGCAGCCTATCCCTTGGCAGCCGACTCAAGCGTCTTTCAGATCAAATGATGCAAGACGTCACCGATATCTACAAAGCGCAGGGGATTAATTTAAACCCTGCCTTCTTTCCTCTCTTTAACTTACTCCATTTACATGGACCGTTATCTGTCACAGAAGCAGCCGAATTATTAAATGTTACCCACCCTGCCATCAGCAAGATTTCCCGAAAAATGCAGAGCGAAGGTTGGATTACGAAAACTGCCGATGCAAACGATGAGCGACGCCAACTACTAAAATTAACACCACAAAGCGAAGATCTTGTCATCATCATCGCACCGATATGGCATGAGATAAAAAGCCATTTGGATCGACTGATGGCGGCTCAAGAGCACCCCTTACTGAGTGCGCTTAATGACTTCGAACAAAAACTGAAACAACAGGGATTTGTGACATCCGTTCTTGCTAATTTAAACGCCCGTGTAATACCGGCCGAAATAGAGATCATCGGCTGGGACCCCGATCTTAGAGATGATTTTTGCAAACTCAACTTAGCTTGGCTTAATACCTACTTTAATGGCGAGCTCACAGAGCACGACCGCCAAGCACTCTTTGAGCCTGAGCAATACTATCTCGCCAAAGGGGGATATATCTGGTTTGCTCGTTATCAAAATAAAATTGTGGGCTGCGTGGCACTCGCTCGTCACAGCAACGATCTATATGAAGTTTCTAAAATGGGGGTAGACCCTTCTGTTCAGGGTTCTGGGGTAGGTCGGCAGCTGCTACTGGCTGCCCTCAATAAAGCAAGAGAGGTATCTGCCAGCGAAGTCTATTTAGAGAGCGCGACCCTGCTTAAGCGAGCAATTCAGCTTTATAAGAATGTAGGATTTCGGGCTATTCCCCATCCAGATGGCTGCTCTATCTACCCACGATCAGATATATACATGCAGCTTAAACTCACCTCGGGTATCCACCATGAATAA
- a CDS encoding carbonic anhydrase, giving the protein MDQIIRGVLAFKENTYPERKDLFASLADQQNPDVLFITCSDSRIDPNLLTGSHPGDLFICRNAGNIIPPHSNETGGMTASIEYAVAVLGVRHIIVCGHTDCGAIKGALDLDALKGLPHVKEWLGHCRSAMEIVRERNNLAVDEPVDACYINEAIEENVLQQVQHLRTHPVVAAKLATNKVEIHGWVYDIKTGVIRCCSGQSSVFADFNEHYADRIETILESDK; this is encoded by the coding sequence ATGGATCAGATTATTCGTGGAGTTTTAGCATTTAAAGAGAATACGTATCCAGAGCGAAAAGACCTTTTTGCAAGCTTGGCAGATCAACAAAATCCCGATGTATTATTTATTACCTGTTCGGACTCACGTATCGATCCTAATTTGCTCACAGGGTCACACCCTGGTGATCTTTTTATCTGTCGTAACGCAGGTAACATTATTCCACCTCATAGCAATGAGACGGGAGGGATGACCGCATCCATTGAATATGCAGTAGCGGTATTGGGGGTTCGTCATATTATTGTCTGTGGTCATACCGATTGTGGTGCGATAAAGGGGGCTTTGGACCTAGATGCCCTCAAAGGGTTACCACATGTTAAAGAGTGGTTGGGGCATTGCCGTTCAGCGATGGAGATTGTCAGAGAGCGGAATAATTTAGCCGTAGATGAGCCCGTTGATGCTTGCTATATCAACGAGGCGATAGAGGAAAATGTGCTTCAGCAGGTTCAACATCTTCGCACTCATCCTGTTGTTGCTGCCAAGCTTGCGACTAATAAAGTCGAAATACATGGTTGGGTATACGACATAAAAACGGGTGTGATTCGTTGTTGTAGTGGCCAAAGTAGTGTTTTTGCTGACTTTAACGAACACTATGCTGATCGCATCGAAACGATTCTGGAAAGTGACAAGTAA